From Pseudomonas putida, one genomic window encodes:
- the pheS gene encoding phenylalanine--tRNA ligase subunit alpha: protein MENLDALVSQALEAVERAEDINALEQIRVQYLGKKGELTQVMKTLGNLPAEERPKVGALINDAKERVTEVLNARKAAFEEAELSARLAAECIDVTLPGRGQATGGLHPITRTLERIEQFFTHIGYGIAEGPEVEDDYHNFEALNIPGHHPARAMHDTFYFNANMLLRTHTSPVQVRTMESTQPPIRIVCPGRVYRCDSDITHSPMFHQVEGLLIDRDINFADLKGTIEEFLRVFFEKELAVRFRPSFFPFTEPSAEVDIQCVMCSGKGCRVCKQTGWLEVLGCGMVHPNVLRMSGIDPEEFQGFAFGMGAERLAMLRYGVNDLRLFFDNDLRFLAQFR, encoded by the coding sequence ATGGAAAACCTGGACGCGCTGGTCTCCCAAGCCCTTGAGGCCGTGGAGCGCGCTGAAGACATCAATGCCCTGGAACAGATCCGGGTTCAGTATCTGGGCAAGAAAGGCGAACTGACCCAGGTGATGAAGACCCTGGGCAACCTGCCAGCCGAAGAGCGCCCGAAAGTCGGCGCGCTGATCAATGACGCCAAAGAGCGCGTCACCGAAGTGCTCAACGCACGCAAGGCAGCCTTTGAAGAAGCCGAGCTCAGCGCTCGCCTGGCCGCCGAATGCATTGATGTGACCCTGCCAGGCCGTGGCCAGGCCACCGGTGGCCTGCACCCGATCACCCGTACCCTCGAACGCATCGAGCAGTTCTTCACCCACATCGGCTACGGCATCGCCGAAGGGCCCGAGGTCGAAGACGACTACCACAACTTCGAAGCGCTCAACATCCCTGGCCACCACCCGGCCCGGGCGATGCACGACACCTTCTACTTCAATGCCAACATGCTGCTGCGCACCCACACCTCGCCGGTGCAGGTGCGGACCATGGAGTCCACCCAGCCGCCCATCCGCATTGTGTGCCCGGGCCGCGTTTACCGCTGCGACTCGGATATCACCCACTCGCCGATGTTCCACCAGGTCGAAGGCCTGCTGATCGATCGCGACATCAACTTTGCCGACCTCAAGGGCACCATCGAAGAGTTCCTGCGCGTGTTCTTCGAAAAAGAACTGGCCGTGCGCTTCCGCCCGTCGTTCTTCCCCTTCACCGAGCCGTCCGCCGAAGTCGACATCCAGTGCGTGATGTGTTCCGGCAAAGGCTGCCGCGTGTGCAAGCAAACCGGCTGGCTGGAAGTGCTGGGCTGCGGCATGGTGCACCCGAACGTGCTGCGCATGTCCGGCATCGACCCTGAAGAATTCCAGGGCTTCGCTTTCGGCATGGGTGCCGAGCGGCTGGCCATGCTGCGCTACGGCGTCAACGATTTGCGTCTGTTCTTCGACAACGACCTGCGGTTCTTAGCCCAATTCCGCTAG
- the pheT gene encoding phenylalanine--tRNA ligase subunit beta, translated as MKFSEQWLRGWVNPQVSRDELVARLSMAGLEVDSVTPAAGQFSGIVVGEILATEQHPDADKLRVCQVSNGQETFQVVCGAPNARAGIKIPFAMIGAELPGDFKIKKAKLRGVESFGMLCSAAELQISEENDGLLELAGDAPVGEDIRQYLNLDDASIEIGLTPNRGDCLSLAGLARDVSALYNVPVTRPVVPAVPAVHDEVRPVEVSAPAVCPRYLGRVIRNVDLSKPTPLWMVERLRRSDVRSIDAAVDITNYVMLELGQPMHAFDLAEINGGIRVRMAEEGEKLVLLDGQEVALRADTLVIADHTRALAIAGVMGGEHSGVNTEKTRDLFLESAFFEPIAVAGKARSYGLHTDASHRYERGVDSQLAREAMERATALVLEIVGGEAGPIIEAVSEQHLPQVAPVTLRAERITQMLGMELQAAQVEQMLNALELTTTASGAGEWTVKVPSHRFDISLEVDLIEELARLYGYNSLPVRYPQARLAPKANPETRGELPNLRRLLVARGYQEAITYSFIDPKLFELFTPGVEPLLLANPISSDMAAMRASLWPGLVKAMQHNLNRQQDRVRLFESGLRFVGQLGDLKQQPMIAGVVTGSRLPEGWANGRDSIDFFDVKADVEALLGYSGALCDFTFAAGKHPALHPGQTAVIQRDGKEVGYLGALHPEVAKALGLDRPVFVFELVLGDVVEGRLPKFSELSKFPETRRDLALIAGRDVAASAVLEVIRDNAGEWLTDLRLFDVYQGKGIDPDRKSLAVGLTWQHPSRTLNDDEVNTTLHNILTSLEQRLNTTLRK; from the coding sequence ATGAAATTCAGTGAACAGTGGCTGCGCGGTTGGGTAAACCCGCAAGTCTCCCGTGATGAACTGGTCGCCCGCCTGTCCATGGCCGGCCTTGAAGTCGACAGCGTAACCCCCGCTGCCGGCCAGTTCAGCGGCATCGTCGTGGGCGAAATCCTCGCCACCGAACAACACCCCGACGCCGACAAACTGCGCGTCTGCCAGGTCAGCAACGGCCAGGAAACCTTCCAGGTCGTCTGCGGCGCCCCCAACGCGCGCGCCGGCATCAAGATCCCGTTCGCCATGATCGGTGCCGAACTGCCGGGCGACTTCAAGATCAAGAAGGCCAAGCTGCGCGGCGTCGAATCCTTCGGCATGCTGTGCTCGGCAGCAGAGCTGCAGATCAGCGAAGAAAACGACGGCCTGCTCGAACTGGCTGGCGACGCCCCGGTAGGCGAAGACATTCGCCAGTACTTGAACCTGGACGACGCCAGCATCGAGATCGGCCTGACCCCCAACCGCGGTGACTGCCTGTCGCTGGCCGGCCTGGCCCGCGACGTCAGTGCCCTGTACAACGTACCGGTTACCCGCCCTGTGGTGCCGGCCGTACCGGCTGTCCACGATGAAGTGCGCCCGGTCGAGGTCAGTGCTCCAGCCGTTTGCCCACGCTACCTGGGCCGCGTCATCCGCAACGTCGACCTCAGCAAGCCCACCCCGCTGTGGATGGTTGAACGCCTGCGCCGCAGCGACGTGCGCAGCATCGACGCCGCTGTCGACATCACCAACTACGTGATGCTCGAACTTGGCCAGCCGATGCACGCCTTCGACCTCGCCGAAATCAATGGCGGCATCCGCGTACGCATGGCCGAAGAGGGCGAGAAGCTCGTGCTGCTCGACGGCCAGGAAGTCGCCCTGCGCGCCGACACCCTGGTCATCGCCGACCATACCCGTGCCCTGGCCATTGCCGGCGTGATGGGTGGCGAGCACAGCGGCGTCAACACCGAAAAAACCCGCGACCTGTTCCTCGAAAGCGCCTTCTTCGAGCCGATCGCCGTTGCTGGCAAGGCCCGTTCATACGGCCTGCACACCGACGCCTCGCACCGCTACGAGCGCGGCGTCGACTCGCAACTGGCCCGCGAAGCCATGGAGCGCGCTACCGCGCTGGTGCTGGAGATTGTCGGCGGCGAAGCCGGCCCCATCATCGAAGCCGTCAGTGAACAGCACCTGCCGCAGGTCGCCCCGGTGACCCTGCGCGCCGAACGCATCACCCAGATGCTCGGCATGGAGTTGCAGGCCGCCCAGGTCGAGCAGATGCTCAACGCCCTGGAGCTGACCACCACGGCCAGCGGGGCAGGGGAGTGGACCGTCAAGGTGCCAAGCCACCGCTTCGACATCAGCCTGGAAGTTGACCTGATCGAAGAGCTGGCCCGCCTGTACGGCTACAACAGCCTGCCAGTGCGTTACCCACAAGCGCGCCTGGCGCCCAAGGCCAACCCGGAAACCCGCGGTGAGTTGCCCAACCTGCGCCGCCTGCTGGTCGCCCGCGGCTACCAGGAAGCCATCACCTACAGCTTCATCGACCCGAAGCTGTTCGAGCTGTTCACCCCTGGTGTAGAGCCGCTGCTGCTGGCCAACCCTATCTCCAGCGACATGGCCGCCATGCGCGCCTCGCTGTGGCCAGGCCTGGTCAAAGCCATGCAGCACAACCTCAACCGCCAGCAAGACCGCGTGCGCCTGTTCGAAAGCGGCCTGCGCTTCGTCGGCCAGCTGGGTGACCTGAAGCAGCAGCCGATGATCGCCGGCGTCGTCACCGGCAGCCGTCTGCCAGAAGGCTGGGCCAACGGCCGTGACAGCATCGACTTCTTCGATGTAAAAGCAGACGTCGAAGCCTTGCTGGGCTACTCGGGCGCCCTGTGCGACTTCACCTTCGCCGCCGGCAAACACCCCGCCCTGCACCCAGGCCAGACCGCTGTCATCCAGCGCGACGGCAAGGAAGTCGGCTACCTCGGCGCCCTGCACCCGGAAGTCGCCAAGGCCCTGGGCCTGGACCGCCCGGTGTTCGTCTTCGAGCTGGTATTGGGTGATGTGGTGGAAGGCCGCCTGCCGAAATTCAGCGAGCTCTCCAAGTTCCCGGAAACCCGTCGCGACCTGGCCCTGATCGCCGGCCGTGACGTCGCCGCCAGCGCCGTGCTTGAAGTAATTCGTGACAATGCAGGCGAATGGCTTACAGACCTCAGGCTGTTTGACGTCTACCAGGGTAAAGGTATTGATCCTGATAGAAAAAGCCTGGCCGTCGGCTTGACCTGGCAGCATCCATCGCGCACTCTTAACGACGATGAGGTGAACACTACCCTGCACAATATCCTCACCTCGCTTGAACAAAGGTTGAACACCACGTTAAGGAAATAA
- the ihfA gene encoding integration host factor subunit alpha, with protein sequence MGALTKAEMAERLYEELGLNKREAKELVELFFEEIRHALEENEQVKLSGFGNFDLRDKRQRPGRNPKTGEEIPITARRVVTFRPGQKLKARVEAYAGTKP encoded by the coding sequence ATGGGTGCTCTGACGAAAGCTGAGATGGCCGAAAGGCTGTACGAGGAGCTGGGGCTTAACAAGCGTGAGGCCAAGGAGTTGGTCGAGCTGTTTTTTGAAGAAATTCGGCACGCACTTGAAGAGAACGAGCAGGTCAAGTTGTCCGGTTTCGGCAACTTCGACCTTCGCGACAAACGCCAGCGGCCGGGCCGCAACCCCAAGACAGGGGAAGAGATCCCGATCACTGCACGGCGCGTCGTCACCTTTCGTCCAGGGCAGAAGTTGAAGGCCCGGGTTGAGGCCTATGCTGGAACCAAGCCATAA
- a CDS encoding MerR family transcriptional regulator: MLEPSHNDELPPIPGKRYFTIGEVSELCAVKPHVLRYWEQEFPQLNPVKRRGNRRYYQRQDVLMIRQIRALLYDQGFTIGGARLRLSSDEVKDESSQYKQLIRQMIVELEDVLVVLKK, encoded by the coding sequence ATGCTGGAACCAAGCCATAACGACGAACTGCCCCCCATACCGGGCAAACGCTACTTCACCATTGGTGAAGTCAGCGAGTTGTGTGCCGTAAAGCCACACGTGCTGCGGTATTGGGAGCAGGAGTTCCCTCAGCTCAACCCTGTGAAGCGGCGGGGCAACCGGCGGTATTACCAGCGCCAAGACGTGCTGATGATCCGCCAGATTCGCGCGCTGCTGTATGACCAGGGGTTCACCATTGGCGGGGCGCGGTTGCGGCTCTCCAGTGATGAGGTGAAGGATGAGTCAAGCCAGTACAAGCAGCTGATTCGGCAGATGATTGTCGAGTTGGAGGATGTGCTGGTGGTGTTGAAGAAGTGA
- a CDS encoding TetR/AcrR family transcriptional regulator, translating into MEPADLLERCYPGRRAESKRQILRCALRLFNEHGIDATTIDIIRADSETSVGSIYHHFGNKEGVIAALYMAALDDQAHLRDSYMKGAVSTREWVFALVFSYVDWVVGQPDWARFQYQARYAVAQSAFGDQLKEANRIRNAQIKDWFSDPVHRRELRDLPRELIPSLIIGSADSYCRAWLSGRVKQSPDLYKQLLAESAWLNVGNAG; encoded by the coding sequence ATGGAACCTGCTGATCTCCTCGAGCGCTGTTACCCCGGGCGACGTGCCGAGTCCAAACGGCAAATTCTTCGCTGTGCACTACGGCTGTTCAATGAGCACGGAATCGACGCGACCACCATCGACATCATCCGAGCCGATAGCGAGACGAGTGTGGGGTCGATCTATCACCATTTTGGCAACAAGGAAGGCGTGATCGCAGCCCTCTACATGGCGGCGCTGGACGACCAGGCGCACCTGCGAGACAGCTACATGAAAGGTGCGGTTTCAACCCGGGAATGGGTGTTCGCGCTGGTCTTCAGCTATGTAGATTGGGTAGTCGGCCAGCCAGACTGGGCGCGTTTTCAATACCAAGCGCGCTACGCCGTCGCGCAAAGTGCCTTCGGTGATCAGCTCAAAGAAGCCAATCGCATCAGGAACGCGCAGATCAAAGATTGGTTTAGCGACCCAGTTCATCGACGTGAGTTGAGGGATCTGCCGCGCGAGCTCATACCCTCGCTAATTATAGGATCGGCGGATAGTTACTGCCGGGCTTGGCTCTCCGGCCGAGTCAAGCAAAGCCCAGACCTCTACAAACAGCTGCTTGCTGAGTCAGCCTGGTTGAATGTGGGGAATGCCGGTTGA
- a CDS encoding hotdog fold domain-containing protein, giving the protein MSQTLSMYQNVGASAFSNIACQMAPYFSTITPEISLLTPGRAEVNVPFRKEITNHLASVHAIALCNAAELAGGMMTEVSIPSGARWIPKGMTVEYLAKAKTAVHAVADGSEIDWESSGDKIVPVEIFDEAGVKVFTARITMNVKLG; this is encoded by the coding sequence ATGAGCCAGACACTCAGCATGTACCAAAACGTTGGCGCTTCCGCTTTCAGCAATATCGCCTGCCAAATGGCCCCCTACTTCAGCACCATTACCCCGGAAATCTCTTTGCTGACTCCCGGTCGCGCTGAAGTGAACGTCCCTTTCCGCAAAGAAATCACCAACCACCTCGCCTCTGTTCATGCCATCGCACTATGCAACGCTGCTGAGCTTGCCGGCGGGATGATGACCGAGGTATCTATTCCTAGCGGCGCTCGTTGGATTCCGAAAGGCATGACTGTCGAGTATCTAGCTAAAGCCAAGACCGCCGTTCACGCGGTCGCCGATGGTAGCGAAATTGATTGGGAATCTTCGGGTGACAAAATCGTCCCGGTCGAAATTTTCGACGAAGCTGGGGTGAAAGTCTTCACGGCTCGCATCACCATGAATGTGAAGCTTGGCTAA
- a CDS encoding winged helix-turn-helix transcriptional regulator, with the protein MKRDWRSGDPNQQLFWAAATSETLRVLEGKWKIVIIVQLFAAKEPIRFSELEKRVVGVNQKMLIQQLKELEKDGIVTRKVFAQVPPKVEYALTELGLALGPSIETLIDWAFLKCETRGGTPQDI; encoded by the coding sequence ATGAAGCGAGATTGGCGAAGCGGAGATCCTAATCAGCAACTCTTCTGGGCGGCCGCGACGAGCGAAACCCTGCGAGTGCTTGAAGGAAAGTGGAAGATTGTGATCATTGTCCAGCTCTTCGCAGCCAAGGAGCCGATTCGCTTTTCAGAGCTTGAGAAGCGGGTTGTGGGGGTGAACCAGAAGATGCTGATTCAGCAGCTCAAGGAACTGGAAAAGGACGGAATCGTCACCCGCAAGGTCTTTGCGCAGGTCCCACCGAAGGTGGAGTATGCCTTGACCGAGCTTGGTCTCGCGCTCGGCCCATCGATTGAGACGCTGATCGATTGGGCATTTCTCAAATGCGAAACTCGGGGCGGAACTCCGCAGGACATTTGA
- a CDS encoding zinc-dependent alcohol dehydrogenase family protein: MKTVRWTSDERPGLKLHDEAMPNPGPHEVVVRVHAASLNFRDQAILDGAYGGPTKPNGVPLSDGAGEVIAVGRDVKRTKVGDRVSASCCQHWIGGPTRPEYHADSLGMTTDGWLAETILLHENAVVHLPDYMTYIEAASLPCAAVTAWSALNLSSPLQPGETVLIQGTGGVALFSLQVAKMFGAKVLAITSSEEKAERLRALGAAAVVNYRSHPDWDKKILALTDGRGVDKTIDIAGEKTIVQSAAATRNGGDISLVGFTSGFGGGLPPIDILGKSLRVAGTSIGSRATFEALLRAMALHEMHPVVDQVFSFADYEAAYRRLKSGNHVGKVVIDVAR; encoded by the coding sequence ATGAAAACTGTTCGATGGACCTCCGACGAGAGGCCGGGCCTTAAGCTGCACGATGAAGCCATGCCAAATCCCGGTCCGCACGAGGTTGTGGTCAGGGTTCATGCAGCATCCTTGAACTTCCGCGACCAAGCGATTCTCGATGGTGCATATGGCGGTCCGACAAAGCCTAATGGCGTCCCCCTTTCGGACGGAGCCGGTGAAGTGATCGCGGTCGGTCGCGACGTCAAACGCACAAAGGTCGGCGACCGTGTGTCAGCATCATGCTGCCAGCACTGGATCGGCGGACCCACGCGTCCGGAGTACCATGCGGACAGCCTGGGCATGACGACTGACGGATGGCTGGCCGAAACTATTCTGCTGCACGAGAACGCCGTCGTTCATCTGCCGGACTACATGACCTATATTGAGGCCGCCTCTCTCCCTTGCGCTGCCGTTACGGCTTGGTCGGCGCTGAACCTATCATCGCCGCTCCAGCCTGGCGAGACAGTGCTGATTCAGGGCACTGGCGGGGTAGCGCTGTTCTCGCTGCAGGTGGCGAAGATGTTCGGCGCGAAGGTGCTCGCCATCACCTCATCGGAGGAAAAGGCGGAACGGCTTCGGGCGCTGGGCGCCGCTGCAGTCGTCAATTACCGGTCCCATCCCGACTGGGACAAGAAAATTCTGGCTCTCACAGACGGGCGTGGGGTCGACAAGACCATCGATATCGCGGGCGAGAAGACGATCGTGCAGTCGGCGGCCGCTACCCGGAACGGCGGCGACATCTCGCTCGTCGGTTTCACCAGCGGTTTCGGTGGCGGGCTGCCGCCAATCGATATTCTCGGCAAGTCGCTTCGCGTCGCCGGCACGTCTATCGGGTCGCGGGCAACCTTCGAGGCGCTGTTGCGAGCCATGGCCTTGCACGAGATGCACCCGGTTGTGGACCAGGTTTTTTCATTCGCGGATTACGAGGCCGCTTATCGGCGCCTCAAAAGCGGCAATCACGTTGGCAAGGTCGTGATCGATGTTGCGCGATGA
- a CDS encoding LLM class flavin-dependent oxidoreductase — MIPSSILELGPLRQGSDRRTALDSARTLGQHAERLGLRRIWVAEHHNSPAVSTAATSVVVSHIAAATTTIRVGAGGVMLPNHGPYVIADLAGTPARSRQRGDALSERVRSVEIQPKQ; from the coding sequence ATGATCCCATCGTCGATTCTGGAACTCGGACCCCTTCGGCAAGGATCCGACCGCCGCACAGCGCTCGATAGCGCCCGCACACTTGGCCAGCATGCAGAGCGCTTGGGTTTGCGCCGCATCTGGGTGGCCGAGCATCACAACTCGCCAGCAGTCAGCACGGCTGCGACCTCGGTCGTTGTGTCTCACATCGCGGCTGCTACGACGACGATCCGCGTTGGTGCTGGCGGCGTGATGCTTCCCAACCACGGCCCTTACGTTATCGCAGACCTCGCGGGCACTCCGGCGCGATCCCGGCAACGCGGAGATGCCCTCAGCGAGCGCGTGCGCTCAGTTGAAATTCAGCCCAAGCAGTAA
- a CDS encoding DUF1993 domain-containing protein: MYAEITQFIKMLDTLSRLLDKAQRHAEENGFEAEVLLNARLAPDMLPLSSQVQMVCGTAMLASSVLTGKSAPVSDNAEHTVPELKALIEKTITYVSSMKESDFLGWEDRIVAPPGWSGAFLGKDYFHQHAVPNFYFHMVTAYAILRHEGVRIGKMDYIGKLPFLI; the protein is encoded by the coding sequence ATGTACGCGGAAATTACGCAATTCATCAAAATGCTAGACACCCTTTCCCGTCTCTTGGACAAGGCACAACGACACGCTGAGGAAAATGGCTTTGAGGCGGAAGTTCTTTTGAACGCCCGTCTCGCGCCAGATATGCTGCCACTCTCGAGCCAAGTCCAGATGGTGTGCGGTACGGCCATGCTCGCCAGCTCAGTTCTGACTGGCAAATCGGCTCCGGTCTCCGATAACGCTGAGCACACTGTCCCAGAACTCAAAGCGCTGATTGAAAAAACGATCACCTATGTCAGTTCGATGAAAGAAAGCGACTTTTTGGGTTGGGAAGATCGCATTGTCGCTCCTCCCGGTTGGTCCGGCGCTTTTCTTGGCAAGGACTATTTCCACCAGCACGCAGTCCCTAACTTTTACTTTCACATGGTGACGGCCTACGCAATCCTCCGACACGAAGGCGTTCGGATCGGAAAGATGGACTACATCGGAAAATTGCCTTTCCTCATTTAA
- the trbK gene encoding entry exclusion lipoprotein TrbK, whose product MSLAGCKEDALDTAAYEPTTEHCQPDYLKTLPDNKAREDLVEKCMTGGSYKKSEPKTW is encoded by the coding sequence ATGAGCTTGGCCGGCTGCAAAGAAGACGCCCTCGACACTGCTGCCTACGAGCCAACGACCGAGCACTGCCAGCCCGACTACCTGAAAACACTTCCAGACAACAAGGCTCGCGAAGACCTGGTCGAGAAGTGCATGACGGGAGGCTCTTACAAGAAGTCAGAGCCGAAGACCTGGTAA